The Paenibacillus spongiae nucleotide sequence CGTCCATCGCATAACTGCCGACCGGACCTAGATCTACTCGGTACTCATAGGTGAAGAACTTATCGTTAACAGCCGGATTGCCCAAGACCTTCACATACGTGATATTACCCGAAATATTATTAAATGCAGAATCAGATACTTTCTTACTATAAGCCATAAAGCCAAGCAGCGTATCCGGATTTCCGCCAAGACTTGGAATCGGATTAGGGTGAGGCTTAATAGTAGGATCGCCCGGATCCGCATATGGGCTATTCGGCACGATAACCTTACCTGTTAATGTCAAATTACTGCCTGCAGACACAGCAAAGTTAGGGCTGCGCTCAATCGAAGCGGAGTTTGAGGTTCCATCTTCATTAATGTTGACATCAAAGAAAGTAACGCTGCCATTATAGAAAGCAATGTCTCTCGTCGTCTCGATCACTTGCGTTCCATTCGAAATCTTAATCGTAACGAGATTCTTGCCCTTCTGGAGCGTAATTGGCGATGCCGCGAACGTGTTATTGTTCGTATTGTTAACCGAGTACGTCTTGCTGCTTCCGTTAACAATGATCGTCACCTGCTGCGCGTTCGGCGCTTTACCGGTGATGCTAATATCGGCACTGCCTTTGCCTCTGGAGGTCTGGGATTGGACGACTGTCGTGCCGTCTTCTACAACAGGGAAGTTATTGCCGTCGAGCGATGCCGTCAAATCATACAGCATCGGTCCATTCCGGTAATCGACATAGATGGAGTTTGACACTTCTCCACCGCTTTGCGTACCCTTGAACGTAATTTTATTCAGTCCCGGGAACAACTGAATGTTGAAAATTTGAATTGCGAACCCGTTCACCGAAACGTTGCTGGTGAGGTTCTCCCGTTTGTTGCCCACTTCTTCCGTGGCCGGGTTTATGATCTGATACACATTATAGGAAATAGACTTCGGATCGACATTGCTAAGTGTACCCGACAAGGTGATACGTTCATCTGTTGTCACTCTTGGCGAGCTTATAACGTCGCTTTCGCCCGGGAAATTGAAATTCCCCACGGCCGCTGTCGCCGTCTGCACACTGCCCGCAGGCAGCAGTTGAACGACTAATGCCAGCATTACGAGCCACATACCCAGTTTCTTAATCACGGTAAACCTCCTCCAAATCTGGTCCATCATCGAATTTTGTTGTATTGCTTTTATCGGCCTCGGATTGGTAAAAGTTTAGGCTTACAGCAGATTTGAAAGAGGAAATGCATGCCCCTGCTTGCGGTAACGAAAAAAGCCCCGACTCCATGTAGGAGCCGAGGCTTACGTCGCAGACATATAATAATATTTATTCCGAGCGCTGCTGGGTTCGCAGCAATACGCGCTGCAGGAAGTTAAGAACGGGACGCCGCGTCTTGTCCACAATGCCGATAAACTCGGCGCCGATCTGGAGCACGAACAAGAGCACGCAGATGACGGCGAAGGTAATCCAATTGGCCGCATCCGATTGGACGATAACCGCTTGGAAGATCGCGCACAGACCGAAGAATGCAGCGATACCGTAGATGATCAGCACCGTGCGGCGATGGCTGTAACCAAGCTCCCGCAAGCAATGGTGCAGATGGCCCTTGTCGGGCGCGAAGATCGGACGCTTGTTGATCCAGCGGCGCACGATCGCGAAGAACGTATCCGACAGCGGTACGCCGATGATCAGGAGCGGCGTTACGAACGATACCATCGTAACCTGCTTGAAGCCGAGCATGGAGAGCGTCGCCAGCCCGAAGCCTAAGAACAGCGAGCCCGTATCCCCCATGAAGATCTTCGCAGGATGGAAGTTATAGACCAGGAAGCCGATAACCCCGCCAAGAAGAATGGCGCTAAGCAGAATGACGGGAGTAAAGCCCATAAATATGGCCATGACGAGTATGGTGCCAATCGCGATACCGGACACGCCTGCCGCGAGGCCATCCAGTCCGTCGATCAGGTTAATCGCATTCGTGACGCCGACGATCCAGAGAATCGTCAATGGAATGCTGATCCATGATGCAACAGGCTGCATTGTCTCGCCGAATGGAATATTCAGCAGGTCGATCTTAATGCCGAAGCCGAATACGACCACGCATGCGGCAATAATCTGGCCCAGAAGCTTCACCTTCGCCGATAGCTCGAAGCGGTCGTCCAGAGCGCCGATAATGACGATAATCGTTCCGCCCGCCAGCATGGCATTGATCAGATTGTTGTCATAATTCCGAAGCAGCCCCTCCGGCAGGAAAGGCTTGATGGCGAAGTAACCGCCCACGAAAGCAGCATATATGCCTAAACCGCCAAGCCGCGGCATGATTTTCGTATGAACTTTACGGTGATTGGGCTTGTCGATCGCCCCCACCTTGTACGCCAGCTTGATGACAAGCGGGGTTAAAACAAGCGCAAGACATAATGAAATGATAAATCCGATTGCGTAAAGAAAGCCAACAGCCATCTTCATCTCCCTCTCATGTTAGGAACCGGGATGCTTCCGCATTCGACCTTGTCGTACACAAAAAGGCCGAAAAACAATCCGATTCGCTACCTGTGACAGTATAATTGGGACTAAAATGGAACATCCGCCTAAAACAAACTATCACCGGAATGAATTATACTCCGATTTAATTCGAAACTCCACTCTCATTTTCAAGCAATTTTTGCGATATACCCGAAAATTTCATGTGGAAGGACGATGTTTCGTGACATTCTCTTTATCGCGCATCACTTTCACTGCGAATTTCGGCAGCGCAAGCATCCGCTTGTAACGCGTCGGCTGCTTTATCAGCCGGTAAAACCATTCCAGCCGCAGCCGCTGAAAAACGACCGGAGCACGCTTGACGACGCCGGCAATGACGTCAAAGCTTCCGCCGACGCCCATCATGATAGGCACGTCCAAAGCTGACTTATGACGGGACAACCAAGGCTCCTGCGTCTCGACGGACCGGGCGACGAAGAGCAAATCCGGCTTGGTCTCACGCACTTGAGCGATGACCTCTTCGTCCTGCTCCGGTCCGAAGAAGCCGTTCCGGTAACCTGCGATCGTGATTCGCGGATACTGCTGCTTCAGACGCTTGGCGGTTTCTTCGATAACCTCCTGCGAGGATCCGAGCAGGAACACCCGCCAGCCCCGCGTCTCGCCTGCACGCAGCAGCTCATGCATGAGATCGTAACCCGCAACCCGCTCCGCTACCGGCTGCCCCACGCGGGAGGCCGCCCATACGACGCCGGTTCCATCCGGAACGACCAGCTCCGCCGCCCTCATCGCCTGGTCATAGACGGGATTCTCGATCGCGGCCATAACCATGATGGGATTGCCTGTAATGACGTGAGTTAGAATGCGATTGTCCACGCGCTCCGTCAAGAAGCGAACCGTATCGGCCATATTCAATTTCGAGAAAGGGATGCCATAGATCGATACGGTCGGAATTCCGGCGTCAGCGGCCGCTCTTACCGGCGCTTCGCCGTTTGTTTGACGCTTGGAAGTGGACTGGCTCATTTACGTATTTCACCTCAATTTGTATTAACGAAGCAGATGGACGATTTGTTGCGCAGGCCTGCGCGCTTCCTGCTTCAATTGTTCGATCCCCGCCCGGTGCGTTTCCAGCCACTCGCCGCGATGATCCAGGAGACGGGATGCCTCGGAGGCGAATACCTCGGGATCCAGCGACTCCGTCGTACCGACGGGCTTCAGATCCAGCCGGTTAAGGAACTGGTCGATCTTCGGATCGTAAGACAGCCCCAGCATCGGCACCGATTGATTAGCGGCATAAATTAACGCATGGAGCCTCATGCCGAACAGCAAGTCGCACCGGCTCACCTCCAGCAGCATTCGCTGGGGGTTGTCGCCTGACTCGGCGAGCTCGGCCGTAATGCCGGGGGCCAGCTCGCCGAGCTGCCCGATCACCCATTTCGACGCTTCCACGTCCGATGGGGTGTGAAAGGGCAAGAACCGCAGCCTTACCGCCCGGCTGCGGGCCAGCGCGCCAAGCGCGGCGGCTGCGCGCGCCAGGTCGGCCCCATCTTTGCGCCAATGGCGCAAAGACACGCCGACCAGCGGCGCCTGCGCCGCTTCGCCCGGCGCCAAGCCGCCTGCGGCGGCCGGCCCCGCGGCTGCGCCCGCGGCACCGCCGCCCCCTGCCGTGCCGGCTTCGCCCGGCGCCGGCAGCGGCAACCCCATCACCGGATCGGGTACAACCTCGATCCGGCCTTGCTCCACGCCCATCCGCCCCAACAAGGCGGCGGATTCGGCGTCTCGCACGGACACGTACGCGCTGCGGCGCATAACGCCGCGGATCAACCGGTCCATCCACCGCCGGTTCACCGGCCCGATGCCTTGCGCGTACACGAACGTCGGCTTGCGCAGCAGCTGCGCGAGCCGCAGGATGCCCGTGTAATACGGGATCGTCAGCGCACCTGTCGCATCCTGCAGCAGACTGCCGCCGCCGCTGATGAGCCCGTCGCTGCTGCGGATGGCCTTGATCACATCCGGCAGACGCATACGGTGTGCGGACTCGACGCCGTACATCTCGCTCGTCCAGGCCGGATCGATCGACAAGACGATCGGCTCGATCCGGATGCCTGTACTTGCGCCCTCTTCCGCAAGAGCGGTAAGAACAGACTTCAAGACCGCCTCATCGCCGCTGTTGCGGAATCCATAATAACCGGAGACGACTACGCGCCGGACTTGAAACTGTGCTGCACCTTCAGCGCGATGCGCGATAGCCATCGATTCCAAACCCCTTCCAGTACCTGCCATACCGCAATGAACACCAGTCCGATAATCGCGCCCATTCCGAGACCGAGAGCCACGCGAATGAGTGAAATGTAGAGCGGCGTGTGAATATGGGCAAGCGTGTCAACCATCGACAGCTGGCCGATTGAGCCTACGATAAAGAATACCCACGCCGCGCGGTAGCGAAGCGCCAGGAACAGCCCGAACAGGAATAACGGATGCGACAGCATAAATTCCTTGAAGCGCGGCCGCACGCCGAACGTCGATTCGAGAATGTTGCGGAAGACCAGCTCCAGCTGAGAAGCTTGTCCTTCATTGCCGGTCCGGGACAGATAGTACATGCCCACGACACCGAGCACGGCCGCTATGACGACCCACAGCACGGTAATTTGCATCGTGAGCAGCTTGCGAAGATTGCCGATCACGGAATCGCCGGTATACAGGAATACATACAGCGCGGATAAAGCGATCGGCGCCAGATGAAGCAGACTGACTCCGCGGAACTGCTCCAGTACAAGCGAATACGTAATATTGTTCAACAGTCCGAATACGTATGGAGTCCCTAGCATCGAGATGACAGCGGTCATGGCAAAGATCGAGAGCGCCATGGCCAAGCGGCGTCCTGCCGATAGACCTGGGAAGAACCATCTCATCCCCCCCGCCGGTGTCTCGCCCGCTCCCCCTATCGGACGCAAATGTCCGGTTGTGTGGGCTTTTACGCGGCCAACAGCCCATATAATCCCAAGTGTCGGCGCACTGATGGCTGCGCCCAGCGCAAGTCCTTGCTCCAGCATCGGCTTCGAGACCACATACAGTCCGGCACTGCCGATAAGCCCCAGCAGGAACACCGGAATGGCGGTGCCGGGCAAGAATGCACTGATTAACAGGGCAATGAGCGCAACCGCCCCAAGACAAATGATCGCCTTCAGCGGCTTATGCCAGGATGGCGAAGTATGTTCGAACGGCTCCGCCTGGCCCATCGTGAACCCAAGCCCTTCAAGCTTCGCTACCGCGCCTTCCGGCCCTTTCAACGCTTCATAAATATTGTTCAGCGGGTGCACCACAGACGCCTTCTCGCTGTTGCGGGACGGTGCCGCCTTCAGGAAGAACATCCGGATGTTTCGGTCCTTGGCAGCCAGCTGGAACCGGTCGGATATCGCCTCCGGACTCATGGTCGCCGCATCGCCGTCAGGCAGCGAATACAGCCGGACGACATTGTAATCCGACAGATAAGCAAGTGAATTCATGCCCTTCTGCTGCTTAGAATTCTCGATTGTTACGATTCCAATACCATATTCCTTCAGAAGCGAAGCAAAGCCGGCGATGCTCTTCTTCTCAGGGTTATCGCGGTAGCCCTTGACGGCATTGCCTTCAAACAGGATCCGCTGCACACCCATCTCCTTATAATCAGAAAGCAGCTTCTCCGTTTCCTCCTGATCGTAGGCCATCCGGTCAGACAGACGGAGCACGATAGACAGTCCTTTGTCGCGAATCTTCTGGACCGATAGCGGATCCGGATCCATCGGCTTGAGGAGCGCATTCGCCGTTGGTGTTTCCAGCACTAGCCCGGAACGCCCTTCGAAGCTCCAAGGCCGAACGGGAATGTCCCAGCCCTCGAACGTTGCCTCGATCATCGGGCGCAGTGCGGTTTCTTCTTCTTTACCCGCGAACAAGATATAGGTGAAATTTTCATCGCCAGGAATTGGCTCGCCGGTAAGCTCGCTGGCGCTCTCGGTATCGTAGACCGAGAGGCGGCCCGACCATATCATCTCTTCCAGCGTGCTCTCGTACACAGCCATAGAGTGAACGCCAGCTTCCTTCATATTCGTTAGCTGCTCGTCGATGAACGCCTTCGGATGCGCTTGATAGGACGCCACCTGGACGAGCGCGCGATAATCGAAGACGAACTCCACTTTCTTCGCCGTTTCTTCCATTTGCCAGCGCGTTGCGCCTAGCGGCAGAGCCGCCAGGACGCCCACGAGGGTCAGCACCCACATCAATGCCCGCGCCTTACGATTCCATTGCTGCCAAGATTGTTGCACGCCTTCCACTCCTTAAGCCTAGTTGTCGACCCTTTTCATAACCGCCTGCGTCAGGCGTTTGATCGCCGCAGCCGCTTCGCTCTGCGATGTGCCGCAAACGGCAAAATATACTTTGATCTTTGGTTCCGTCCCTGACGGACGCAAACAGAACCACGATCCATCCGCCAGCATAAACTTCAGCACATTCTCCGGAGGCAGCCCATCCAACCCGGGTGCGTAGTCGAGAACCTTCTCGACCTTCACGCCGTCCACCTCGGACGGCGGGCTGCTCCGCCAATCGTTCATAATAGAAGCAATTTGCTGTACGCCGTCGATTCCTTTCAGCGTTCTGGATTCCAAGTGTTCCATATAAGTGCCGAACTGTGCATACAATTCTTGAAGGATGTCGTACAGCGTCTTGCCTTGGCTCTTATAATAAGCAGCCGCTTCCGCAATGAGCATCGAAGCGATTACCGCATCCTTGTCGCGAGCGTAAGTCCCTGCCAGATAGCCGTAGCTTTCTTCGTAACCGAATAGAAAGCTCTTCTCGCCCGTTTGGGCGTACGCCGTCATTTTTTCCCCGATGTATTTGAAGCCCGTCAAGGTGTTGACCACGTCTACTCCGTAATGACGGGCAATATCCGCCCCCATCTCGCTGGTAACGATCGTCTTCACGACGACCCCATTGCCGGGCAGCTGACCGCGTTCCTGCAGCGTGCTCAGGAAGTAGTGGACCATAATGGCGCCGGATTGGTTGCCGGAGAGCACGAAGTAGCTGCCTTCGTTGTCGCGCACGACCGCGCCCATCCGGTCGCAGTCCGGATCCGTACCGATAATGATGTCGGCACCGATTTCTTCGCCAAGCTTCATCGCGAGCGTGAAGGCTTCGCGCTCCTCGGGATTCGGCGATTTCACAGTGCTGAAATAGCCGTCAGGCTGCTCTTGCTCCGCAACAATATGTACGTTCGTGAAACCAGCCTGCTTCAATACGCGGCGTACCGGCATATTCCCCGCGCCGTGCAGTGGTGTGAACACGACCGAGAATTTTTCGCCCAGGCCGCTCTTGAGCAGATCGCCGTTCAAGCTTTGCTGTACAACGGTATCCACATACTGCTGATCCGCCTCATCATCCAGCCAGCGCAGCAGGCCTCTGCCTTCCGCTTCCTCACGGCAGATCCGCTTCACTTGATCGAAGCCCGATACCTGCTGTATTGCGCTAATTGCCTGCTCCGCATCGGCGGGAACAAGCTGGCCGCCATCCGCGCCATATACCTTGTAACCATTGTACTCCGGCGGGTTGTGGCTCGCCGTGATGACGATGCCCCCTGCGGCGCCCAGCGCGCGTACCGCGAACGACAGCTGCGGAGTGGGCCGCAGCGACGGGAACAAATAAGTCGTGATGCCGTTAGCCGCCAGCACCAGCGCTGAATCAAGCGCAAATTCCGGCGAGTTGTTCCGCGAATCATGCGCGATGACAACCGATGGGCTTGCGCTCTTCCCGTTTAGCCAGTTCGCCAAGCCTTGCGTCGCCTTCCCTACCGTATAGGGATTCATCCGATTCGTGCCTGCGCCCATAACGCCGCGCAATCCGCCCGTCCCGAATTCCAAATCCCGATAGAAACGGTCCTCGATTTCTTTTGCGTTGCCTGCCAGAGCGGACAGTTCGTCCTTCGTAGCTTTATCGATCGATGGATCGTTCAGCCATGCTTCATAACGTTCTTGTGCGGTTAGAGTCATAGTTCCTTACCGTCCTCTCCAGTTCTGTCTTGTTTCCTAATAAATATATATCAAGTTAGATGTTTACGTATCCTTATGCTTTCTTAGGGTCAGACAAGGCGAACATGATTTCGCCTTCCGCCACGACTTTGTCTCCAACCTTCGCCGTAGCCTGGCCTTTGCCAATCGGCCCCTTCAAGCGCGTAATCTCCACTTCAAGGATGAGGGTGTCGCCCGGCGTTACCTGCCCGCGGAAGCGGAAATTATCGATTCCGGCGAAGAAGCCGATTTTTCCCCGGTTCGCTTCAACCATTAAGATGGCGACGGTCCCGACCTGTGCCAGCGCTTCCACAATAAGAACGCCCGGCATGACCGCATATTCCGGGAAGTGACCGGCGAAGAAGGGCTCATTCATCGTAACGTTCTTAAGGCCTACGGCGCGCTTCCCTTCTTCTACCTCCAGAATTCGGTCAACGAGCAAAAATGGCGGACGGTGAGGTATAATTTCTTGAATTTGTTGAATATCGAGCATCGATGCATACTTCCTTTCATGATTCACGTTTAATTTTCATTCAATTGTGCCACACTAGACCATATCCTTCGTGAAACTGCAGTCATGGGGGTTAAGATAAGGGAGCTTGGCCGAAAGAGACGAAAAGCGTCGACGGCCAAGCTTCTTCTTTTTGTTATCGCCTTATCCTCTGCCTCTCGTCCCCCGCTTCCGGCTATCCCCCTAGGCAGCCTAAGCTTGATGCGTATCGTCCCGGGCTTGCTCCTCTTCCATCCGCTGCGCGGCGGCTTCATCGGTCCACTCTTCTCTGTTAAGCGCAACGAACAGGAATATGTAGATAAACGTGGTAATAAACGAAAAAATGATGACCCCCCATAGATAGGTACGGGCAAAAGGAAGCTCGAAGAAAATGAACATGATGGCAAAATAATAAAGCACCGTCGTTAATTTGCCCATCCAATTCGCCGGCACCGTCTTCTTCCCCCGAAAATGGAAAAATGCCGATCCGGCAATCATGCCTAAATCCCGTATGAAAATCGCCGCGCCTGCGCTCCACGGTATATGTCCCGTAATTAACAGCGACAAAATAACCGTGATCATCATCGTTTTGTCGGCGAGCGGATCCAGCATGGCACCTACGGTTGTCACCTGACCGTGCTTGCGTGCCAAGTATCCGTCCAATATATCTGTCAGACCGGCGACAACGACGATGACGAAGGCCCCGATCAATTGTCCCGATGCAAAGACAGAGATATAGACGGGGATGAGCGCGAATCGCAGCATCGTGAGCAAATTCGGCAGATTCAACTGTCACGCCCCCCCAACCTTTTCTATTGTTTCTCTAAGGATGACGCCGCAAAGTTCCTCAATCATTATACCTCTACGTATGCAAAAATAAAACCACTTGCAGCTTCATAAACCCGTGTATCCCCCCCGACCTGGGTCCTGTTTATGCAAAATAAATGGGCGTCTTTTTCCACATGTCTTCAATTTTAGCGGATGGATACCGTTAATAACAGAAGGAGAAGAAATCACAAGAAGCTGGAGGTAACCTAAAAACTATGATAAGTAGACCGACGTCTTCACCGGCACGGACGCTGCGCGCCGCGCTTGCTGCAGGACTTGCACTTGTTCTGATGTTGTCCGCCATGTCCGGAGCAGCCATCGCTGCCGAAGAAACCGTAACCGGCATAGCCTTCGAGACTGTGCCGTCGCCCGCCAAGCTGTATATCGATGACGAGACCATGGCACTGCGCGTCAATGCTGCGATCTCAGGCGCAACATCCGTTAAAGACGTGACTCTCGATGCGGTTTGGACATCTTCCAATACCTCTGCCATCAAAGTTGACAAAGGCGTGCTCACAGCCGTCTCGAAAGGCACCTCGACAATCAGGGCCCAATATAAAGGTTTCACCGTATCTGTTATCATGACATCCGAATACAAATACGACAAGATTACCATGAAGTCGGACGGTGCGGCCTTGGAAGACAAAGAGGAGGTCAAACTCGGCCAAGATCCGAGCTACACCTTGACCGCCACCAAGGACGACGTCGACAGCGAAATTACGAAGCTTGCTTCATGGACCAGCTCCAATGAAGCGGTCGCGACGGTTTCAGAAGGCAAGATTACGCTGCTGGCTGCGGGGGAAACGACGATTACGGCCAAATATAGAGGAAGA carries:
- a CDS encoding glycosyltransferase family 4 protein gives rise to the protein MAVGFLYAIGFIISLCLALVLTPLVIKLAYKVGAIDKPNHRKVHTKIMPRLGGLGIYAAFVGGYFAIKPFLPEGLLRNYDNNLINAMLAGGTIIVIIGALDDRFELSAKVKLLGQIIAACVVVFGFGIKIDLLNIPFGETMQPVASWISIPLTILWIVGVTNAINLIDGLDGLAAGVSGIAIGTILVMAIFMGFTPVILLSAILLGGVIGFLVYNFHPAKIFMGDTGSLFLGFGLATLSMLGFKQVTMVSFVTPLLIIGVPLSDTFFAIVRRWINKRPIFAPDKGHLHHCLRELGYSHRRTVLIIYGIAAFFGLCAIFQAVIVQSDAANWITFAVICVLLFVLQIGAEFIGIVDKTRRPVLNFLQRVLLRTQQRSE
- a CDS encoding WecB/TagA/CpsF family glycosyltransferase; protein product: MADTVRFLTERVDNRILTHVITGNPIMVMAAIENPVYDQAMRAAELVVPDGTGVVWAASRVGQPVAERVAGYDLMHELLRAGETRGWRVFLLGSSQEVIEETAKRLKQQYPRITIAGYRNGFFGPEQDEEVIAQVRETKPDLLFVARSVETQEPWLSRHKSALDVPIMMGVGGSFDVIAGVVKRAPVVFQRLRLEWFYRLIKQPTRYKRMLALPKFAVKVMRDKENVTKHRPST
- the csaB gene encoding polysaccharide pyruvyl transferase CsaB, producing MAIAHRAEGAAQFQVRRVVVSGYYGFRNSGDEAVLKSVLTALAEEGASTGIRIEPIVLSIDPAWTSEMYGVESAHRMRLPDVIKAIRSSDGLISGGGSLLQDATGALTIPYYTGILRLAQLLRKPTFVYAQGIGPVNRRWMDRLIRGVMRRSAYVSVRDAESAALLGRMGVEQGRIEVVPDPVMGLPLPAPGEAGTAGGGGAAGAAAGPAAAGGLAPGEAAQAPLVGVSLRHWRKDGADLARAAAALGALARSRAVRLRFLPFHTPSDVEASKWVIGQLGELAPGITAELAESGDNPQRMLLEVSRCDLLFGMRLHALIYAANQSVPMLGLSYDPKIDQFLNRLDLKPVGTTESLDPEVFASEASRLLDHRGEWLETHRAGIEQLKQEARRPAQQIVHLLR
- a CDS encoding DUF5693 family protein, producing the protein MQQSWQQWNRKARALMWVLTLVGVLAALPLGATRWQMEETAKKVEFVFDYRALVQVASYQAHPKAFIDEQLTNMKEAGVHSMAVYESTLEEMIWSGRLSVYDTESASELTGEPIPGDENFTYILFAGKEEETALRPMIEATFEGWDIPVRPWSFEGRSGLVLETPTANALLKPMDPDPLSVQKIRDKGLSIVLRLSDRMAYDQEETEKLLSDYKEMGVQRILFEGNAVKGYRDNPEKKSIAGFASLLKEYGIGIVTIENSKQQKGMNSLAYLSDYNVVRLYSLPDGDAATMSPEAISDRFQLAAKDRNIRMFFLKAAPSRNSEKASVVHPLNNIYEALKGPEGAVAKLEGLGFTMGQAEPFEHTSPSWHKPLKAIICLGAVALIALLISAFLPGTAIPVFLLGLIGSAGLYVVSKPMLEQGLALGAAISAPTLGIIWAVGRVKAHTTGHLRPIGGAGETPAGGMRWFFPGLSAGRRLAMALSIFAMTAVISMLGTPYVFGLLNNITYSLVLEQFRGVSLLHLAPIALSALYVFLYTGDSVIGNLRKLLTMQITVLWVVIAAVLGVVGMYYLSRTGNEGQASQLELVFRNILESTFGVRPRFKEFMLSHPLFLFGLFLALRYRAAWVFFIVGSIGQLSMVDTLAHIHTPLYISLIRVALGLGMGAIIGLVFIAVWQVLEGVWNRWLSRIALKVQHSFKSGA
- a CDS encoding phospho-sugar mutase — its product is MTLTAQERYEAWLNDPSIDKATKDELSALAGNAKEIEDRFYRDLEFGTGGLRGVMGAGTNRMNPYTVGKATQGLANWLNGKSASPSVVIAHDSRNNSPEFALDSALVLAANGITTYLFPSLRPTPQLSFAVRALGAAGGIVITASHNPPEYNGYKVYGADGGQLVPADAEQAISAIQQVSGFDQVKRICREEAEGRGLLRWLDDEADQQYVDTVVQQSLNGDLLKSGLGEKFSVVFTPLHGAGNMPVRRVLKQAGFTNVHIVAEQEQPDGYFSTVKSPNPEEREAFTLAMKLGEEIGADIIIGTDPDCDRMGAVVRDNEGSYFVLSGNQSGAIMVHYFLSTLQERGQLPGNGVVVKTIVTSEMGADIARHYGVDVVNTLTGFKYIGEKMTAYAQTGEKSFLFGYEESYGYLAGTYARDKDAVIASMLIAEAAAYYKSQGKTLYDILQELYAQFGTYMEHLESRTLKGIDGVQQIASIMNDWRSSPPSEVDGVKVEKVLDYAPGLDGLPPENVLKFMLADGSWFCLRPSGTEPKIKVYFAVCGTSQSEAAAAIKRLTQAVMKRVDN
- the fabZ gene encoding 3-hydroxyacyl-ACP dehydratase FabZ; the protein is MLDIQQIQEIIPHRPPFLLVDRILEVEEGKRAVGLKNVTMNEPFFAGHFPEYAVMPGVLIVEALAQVGTVAILMVEANRGKIGFFAGIDNFRFRGQVTPGDTLILEVEITRLKGPIGKGQATAKVGDKVVAEGEIMFALSDPKKA
- a CDS encoding CDP-alcohol phosphatidyltransferase family protein, which gives rise to MNLPNLLTMLRFALIPVYISVFASGQLIGAFVIVVVAGLTDILDGYLARKHGQVTTVGAMLDPLADKTMMITVILSLLITGHIPWSAGAAIFIRDLGMIAGSAFFHFRGKKTVPANWMGKLTTVLYYFAIMFIFFELPFARTYLWGVIIFSFITTFIYIFLFVALNREEWTDEAAAQRMEEEQARDDTHQA